A region of Polyangiaceae bacterium DNA encodes the following proteins:
- a CDS encoding sterol desaturase family protein, translating to MTRLLFDAAAGFLSLAVVFGALERAFPARRGQRFLRPAFGTDVLFFAGQYLAFAGLTTSALALLERALASGGLSLSAWSLGEPLWLRVLVALMLGDVLVYWFHRACHHFELLWRFHAVHHSVEHLDWLAAHREHPLDGLATQLCLNLPGILLGLPFEALGALIVLRGTWAIFIHSNVRLPLGPLRYLLGAPELHHWHHARVERTAHNFANVAPWVDLLFGTYHCPEGEETYPLGLVERWPQGYFAQLVRPFGIVAPCATKASDPSNGANVSQAPESLSWRP from the coding sequence ATGACGCGGCTCCTGTTCGACGCAGCCGCAGGCTTCTTGTCCTTGGCCGTGGTGTTCGGCGCGCTCGAGCGCGCCTTCCCCGCGCGCCGAGGCCAGCGCTTTTTGCGCCCGGCCTTCGGCACCGACGTGCTGTTCTTCGCTGGGCAGTACCTGGCCTTCGCCGGCCTCACCACCAGCGCGCTCGCGCTGCTCGAGCGCGCGCTCGCCTCGGGAGGGCTCTCGCTCTCCGCGTGGTCGCTGGGGGAGCCGCTCTGGCTCCGGGTGCTCGTGGCGCTGATGCTGGGCGACGTGCTGGTCTACTGGTTCCACCGCGCCTGCCACCACTTCGAGTTGCTCTGGCGCTTTCACGCCGTACACCACAGCGTGGAGCACCTGGACTGGCTGGCCGCCCACCGCGAGCACCCGCTCGACGGTTTGGCGACCCAGCTCTGCCTCAACCTGCCGGGCATCCTCCTCGGCCTGCCGTTCGAGGCGCTCGGCGCGCTGATCGTGCTGCGCGGCACCTGGGCCATCTTCATCCACTCCAACGTGCGCCTGCCGCTCGGCCCGTTGCGCTACCTGCTCGGCGCGCCGGAGCTTCATCACTGGCATCACGCGCGCGTCGAGCGCACCGCCCACAACTTCGCCAACGTGGCGCCCTGGGTGGACCTGCTGTTCGGGACCTACCACTGCCCCGAGGGTGAGGAGACCTACCCGCTCGGTCTCGTCGAGCGCTGGCCGCAGGGATACTTCGCGCAGCTCGTCAGGCCCTTCGGCATCGTTGCGCCATGCGCAACGAAGGCTTCGGATCCTTCTAATGGCGCTAACGTGAGCCAGGCCCCAGAATCTCTCTCGTGGCGCCCGTAG
- a CDS encoding Zn-dependent hydrolase, whose translation MSRLPPASSKRVIADLKQLRTLTEDERGAQRVAWGPVWRKARSWYVKKVEQELGVEVRRDGAANLWATLPGRSKQSVVVGSHLDSVPGGGWLDGCLGVLGGLEVMRRYRALGEPPPVTLHLVDWADEEGARFGRSLTGSAASAGTLNPRKELAHLTDRAGVALPDALKENGVSLDAMLKAKREFQALRPAAYLELHIEQGPVLESLKKPVGVVLGSMGVERHHLRFVGQAAHSGAAPLHLRKDAFLAAAEFALAAQALAVSLSGKTPRTRVVATCGVVKVEPNFVTAVPGAAEVSIDMRALDAKVLGKMLAGAQKAAKAAAKKHRVSVSSRPLLTITPRLFDETLLGFVRQSVKAVAGSAPELPSGPLHDASEMAGVVPTAMVFAQSSPGISHTRIEDTPLPHLDKSIRAFLGAVDRTVEHLARG comes from the coding sequence ATGTCCCGACTCCCGCCCGCTTCGTCGAAGCGTGTCATCGCCGATCTGAAACAGCTGCGCACCCTGACCGAGGACGAGCGCGGCGCGCAGCGCGTCGCCTGGGGGCCGGTCTGGCGCAAGGCGCGCAGCTGGTACGTGAAGAAGGTGGAGCAGGAGCTCGGGGTCGAGGTCCGGCGCGACGGCGCCGCCAACCTCTGGGCCACGCTCCCGGGGCGCTCCAAGCAGAGCGTCGTGGTAGGCAGCCACCTCGACTCGGTGCCGGGCGGCGGCTGGCTCGACGGCTGCCTGGGCGTGCTGGGCGGCCTCGAGGTGATGCGGCGCTACCGAGCCCTGGGCGAGCCTCCTCCGGTGACGCTGCACCTGGTGGACTGGGCCGACGAGGAGGGCGCGCGCTTCGGCCGCAGCCTGACCGGCTCGGCGGCGTCCGCCGGGACGCTGAACCCGCGGAAGGAGCTCGCGCACCTGACCGACCGCGCGGGCGTGGCGCTGCCGGACGCCTTGAAGGAGAACGGCGTCAGCCTGGACGCCATGCTGAAGGCGAAGCGGGAGTTCCAGGCGCTCCGCCCCGCGGCCTACCTGGAGCTGCACATCGAGCAGGGCCCAGTGCTCGAGTCGCTGAAGAAGCCGGTGGGCGTGGTGCTCGGCAGTATGGGTGTGGAGCGACACCACCTGCGCTTCGTGGGTCAGGCCGCGCACTCCGGCGCGGCGCCGCTGCACCTGCGCAAGGACGCCTTCCTGGCCGCGGCCGAGTTCGCGCTGGCGGCTCAGGCGCTGGCCGTGTCGCTCTCGGGCAAGACGCCGCGCACGCGCGTCGTCGCCACCTGCGGCGTGGTCAAGGTCGAGCCGAACTTCGTCACCGCCGTCCCCGGCGCGGCGGAGGTGAGCATCGACATGCGAGCGCTCGACGCCAAGGTGCTCGGGAAGATGCTGGCCGGCGCCCAGAAGGCCGCCAAGGCCGCCGCCAAGAAGCACCGCGTGAGCGTGAGCTCGCGCCCGCTGCTCACCATCACGCCACGCCTCTTCGACGAAACGCTGCTCGGGTTCGTCCGGCAGTCGGTGAAGGCCGTCGCCGGCAGCGCGCCCGAGCTCCCGTCTGGCCCGCTCCACGACGCCTCGGAGATGGCCGGCGTCGTGCCGACGGCCATGGTCTTCGCGCAGTCCTCGCCGGGTATCTCGCACACGCGCATCGAGGACACGCCCCTGCCCCACCTGGACAAGTCGATCCGCGCCTTCTTGGGCGCTGTGGACAGGACCGTGGAGCACCTGGCCCGCGGCTGA
- a CDS encoding serine hydrolase: MNQRVFRTKLGLKTLSLLALTALGTGCVGAPDDPAEREVGACREDASSSGCESESVASAAEELSVNTSSKTRWQRTAPFQDSAKLQERLAALDAANTPILDMTSSADGAWVITTASTYYTGGTLPGNMAFWLSFLKSKGQTIRAVDINTQGGWVIIGDTMYKTGGEVNQLAKDKIAQYFANGWAIRDVEVSTNGYVILGQGTLVSYANTGAQLSAFLADRIKSRRRIEQVEIGLDGGWVVIADQEAAVADVAPIIRGSLAAAARAQAHMSKLMLGPGDGFVLYSHGTVSATPGNAMESIEYGAPGGQNLWERMSAIGVPGVSIAIIENNQVAYARGYGVLKQGEDAHVLATTPFDMASLSKFIGALTMMKLDSDGAYNFDIDNSVMNSAKPGGIIEAWKTEGEDDPGTYGFANVDISSQLSVAHFMRHQSDFVPSGGSPSFNLGSQGLFGATTLKLLLGYDCTNGCGYNGVNFAWTAGGAGPVASNYDSVNFLVPQAVAEDVTGKPAWQLMKDYFFTPMGLSNISGYTSSTLSSRAAWQHDSNGPRATRTVYPLTFAGGVYSAPMDYAEMMILALNQGRDSSGVQRLPASAVNRMLQVQNGNVGFGVFADFNANITEANDNAFVHSGSHGGRARTYMCGNPSRDAGIVIVFNADIGDGPDAGTTNDTIDLRNYILARYMASVGWAGNCQ; encoded by the coding sequence ATGAATCAGCGTGTTTTTCGCACCAAGCTCGGCCTGAAGACCCTTTCGCTGCTGGCCTTGACCGCCCTCGGCACCGGCTGTGTGGGCGCCCCGGATGACCCGGCCGAACGCGAGGTCGGGGCCTGCCGCGAGGACGCGTCGTCCTCCGGGTGCGAGTCGGAGAGCGTCGCCAGCGCCGCCGAGGAGCTGAGCGTGAACACCTCGAGCAAGACACGCTGGCAGCGCACCGCGCCGTTCCAGGACTCCGCCAAGCTGCAGGAGCGACTGGCGGCCCTGGACGCCGCCAACACTCCGATCTTGGACATGACGTCGAGCGCCGACGGCGCCTGGGTGATCACCACGGCGAGCACGTACTACACGGGCGGCACACTGCCCGGGAACATGGCCTTCTGGCTCAGCTTCCTGAAGAGCAAGGGCCAGACCATTCGCGCGGTCGACATCAACACCCAGGGCGGCTGGGTGATCATCGGCGACACGATGTACAAGACCGGAGGCGAGGTGAACCAGCTCGCGAAGGACAAGATCGCGCAGTACTTCGCCAACGGCTGGGCGATTCGGGACGTCGAGGTCAGCACGAACGGTTATGTGATCCTCGGGCAGGGAACGCTGGTCTCGTACGCGAACACCGGCGCGCAGCTCAGCGCTTTCCTGGCGGATCGCATCAAGTCCAGGCGTCGCATCGAGCAGGTCGAGATCGGGCTCGACGGCGGCTGGGTCGTGATCGCGGACCAGGAGGCGGCGGTCGCCGACGTGGCGCCGATCATCCGGGGCTCCCTGGCGGCAGCGGCGCGGGCCCAAGCCCACATGTCGAAGCTGATGCTGGGCCCAGGCGACGGCTTCGTCCTCTACAGCCACGGCACCGTGTCAGCCACCCCCGGGAATGCGATGGAGTCCATCGAATACGGCGCGCCCGGCGGACAGAACCTGTGGGAGCGCATGAGCGCCATCGGCGTACCCGGCGTGAGCATCGCGATCATCGAGAACAACCAGGTCGCCTACGCGCGCGGCTACGGCGTGCTCAAGCAGGGCGAGGACGCCCACGTGCTCGCGACCACTCCGTTCGACATGGCCTCGCTCTCGAAATTCATCGGCGCGCTCACCATGATGAAGCTCGACAGCGATGGTGCGTACAACTTCGACATCGACAACTCCGTGATGAACAGCGCGAAGCCTGGCGGCATCATCGAGGCGTGGAAGACCGAAGGCGAGGACGACCCCGGCACGTACGGCTTCGCGAACGTGGACATCTCGTCGCAGCTGAGCGTGGCGCACTTCATGCGCCACCAGAGTGACTTCGTCCCGTCCGGAGGCTCCCCCAGCTTCAACCTGGGCTCTCAGGGTCTGTTCGGCGCGACCACGCTGAAGCTCCTCCTCGGCTACGACTGCACCAACGGCTGCGGCTACAACGGAGTGAACTTCGCCTGGACCGCAGGCGGAGCCGGCCCGGTCGCTTCCAACTACGACAGCGTCAACTTCCTGGTGCCGCAGGCGGTGGCCGAAGACGTCACGGGGAAGCCGGCGTGGCAGCTGATGAAAGACTACTTCTTCACTCCCATGGGGCTCTCGAACATCAGCGGATACACCTCGTCCACGCTGTCGAGCCGCGCGGCCTGGCAGCACGACTCGAACGGTCCCAGGGCCACGCGCACGGTCTACCCGTTGACCTTCGCCGGTGGCGTCTACTCGGCGCCGATGGACTACGCGGAGATGATGATCCTGGCGCTCAACCAGGGCCGGGACTCGAGCGGCGTGCAGCGTCTGCCGGCCTCCGCCGTGAACCGCATGTTGCAGGTCCAGAACGGCAACGTCGGCTTCGGCGTGTTCGCGGACTTCAACGCGAACATCACGGAGGCCAACGACAACGCCTTCGTCCACAGCGGCAGCCACGGTGGTCGCGCCCGTACCTACATGTGCGGCAACCCCAGCCGAGATGCGGGCATCGTGATCGTCTTCAACGCGGACATCGGCGACGGACCGGACGCCGGAACCACCAACGACACGATCGACCTCCGCAACTACATCCTGGCTCGGTACATGGCGTCGGTGGGCTGGGCGGGAAACTGCCAGTGA
- a CDS encoding inner membrane CreD family protein: MRRLLAIGLIWLGCSLAWLVLGSTLLVRSDETFSRLGDGVFALWGPPMRQLPPRAVALEPRDPAAAPATAAAARDVPLAGSDIEVTLDLEHRKKGLVWFPTYGVDFRARYSFENPDAASRDVTLELPLESEHALYDGFDVTEDDKSVGAEVKQGVARWTTRLAPHQKKSYEVRYRSRGTSRWQYDLTSGTGNVRDFRLALSTDFEEVNFLPGTLSPSKHETGAGGWRGSWEFKTLVASSPIGLALPERINPGPLASKITFFAPVSLLFFFFVVAILAHAQKKLLHPLHYLFLGCAFFAFHLLFAYLVDHVSIAPSFAIAAAVSTALVVSYARLFVGWRFALREIGVSQLLYLVLFSFTFFWTGFTGLAITVGAILTLFVLMQITGRRDLSEGESSLEPHAACATPYRCAVARDARESGVT, translated from the coding sequence GTGCGACGACTACTTGCCATCGGTCTGATTTGGCTCGGCTGCTCCTTGGCCTGGTTGGTCCTGGGCTCGACGCTCTTGGTCCGCTCCGACGAGACGTTCTCTCGGCTGGGCGACGGGGTGTTCGCGCTCTGGGGTCCTCCCATGCGGCAGCTGCCGCCGCGCGCCGTCGCGCTCGAGCCGCGCGACCCGGCGGCGGCTCCGGCGACCGCCGCCGCCGCGCGCGACGTGCCGCTCGCCGGCTCCGACATCGAGGTGACGCTCGATCTCGAGCACCGCAAGAAGGGACTGGTCTGGTTTCCGACCTACGGCGTGGACTTCCGCGCGCGCTACAGCTTCGAGAACCCCGACGCGGCGAGCCGCGACGTGACCCTCGAGCTGCCGCTCGAGAGCGAGCACGCGCTCTACGACGGGTTCGACGTGACCGAGGACGACAAGAGCGTCGGCGCGGAGGTGAAGCAGGGCGTCGCGCGCTGGACGACCCGGCTCGCGCCGCACCAGAAGAAGAGCTACGAGGTGCGCTATCGCTCCCGCGGCACCAGCCGCTGGCAATACGACCTGACCTCCGGCACCGGCAACGTGCGGGACTTTCGCCTCGCGCTCAGCACGGACTTCGAGGAGGTCAACTTCCTGCCCGGGACGCTCTCCCCCTCGAAGCACGAGACCGGGGCAGGGGGCTGGCGCGGCAGCTGGGAGTTCAAGACCCTGGTCGCCAGCTCACCCATCGGTCTCGCGCTGCCGGAGCGCATCAACCCGGGGCCGCTGGCCTCGAAGATCACCTTCTTCGCGCCGGTGAGCCTGCTGTTCTTCTTCTTCGTGGTGGCGATCCTGGCGCACGCGCAGAAGAAGCTGCTCCACCCTCTCCACTATCTGTTCCTGGGCTGCGCGTTCTTCGCCTTCCACCTGCTCTTCGCCTACCTGGTGGACCACGTCTCGATCGCGCCGTCGTTCGCCATCGCGGCGGCCGTCTCGACCGCGCTGGTGGTGAGCTACGCGCGCCTGTTCGTGGGTTGGCGCTTCGCGCTCCGGGAGATCGGCGTCTCTCAGCTCTTGTACCTGGTGCTGTTCTCGTTCACGTTCTTCTGGACCGGGTTCACCGGGCTCGCGATCACGGTCGGCGCCATCCTCACGCTGTTCGTGTTGATGCAGATCACCGGGCGCCGGGACCTGTCCGAGGGGGAGTCGAGCCTCGAGCCCCACGCAGCCTGCGCCACGCCCTATCGTTGTGCCGTGGCGCGGGACGCGCGCGAGAGCGGCGTCACTTGA
- a CDS encoding DUF4339 domain-containing protein translates to MSDDGSDFWFCANADGSLKTVERQELLANLQQGALTGQSLVWRQGWAEWLAAGQVAELSSAVPAFARGTIITPKADPDRTYPPPVPVRVGALEPIVPVASSPVNDRPGTLVMQEVELTGSDLEPVKPPPPSRASAPPAPSRRGAALPPRPASSAPKASSPDKASPPQASWVEVASPTQVTAAEPTITDLSKPKGLEPIVPVDSSPHHEPVTGMLADDEIQIVDAAAGAATKAKVEKPPASLPSLDGLAAMVEAKKPRPAPMIAISKPAAPVPAATPLAPVIVPLEEPVSEGPTQLADAIIPVSDPDNEAPTQIHPAALRPDAPPLPAYAIEEAVPLPAPPEPAAWQTPAPAAVAPGYAPQAAQYPSYAPPKKKGALPLIIGGLGLLGLVGALGAGALIYFKPWESVAAPTAKPSATQATSAAPAPVAAAPVVTITKEATRLSPAIQLSVPPYLSVSGGKVLVGFAASEVAALGLAVDLGSLEVEQAFSAPAGKKVIGVVPVASEKERFLVDREGGALGLPHSVDADPAFTLGFSGKGYARQPKGGAAEELWSDVTNDKATEARVASVDGVGHAVTFRNAGKVRVGWLKPNGSKKSELGSVETEGRAGTPTVAAGDQGILVAFAAKSGDDSPWNVQLASAKHGELPTASKSFTLPSGGPGGDAIAPVAAGLPDGRWLLQWTEGGAGERVVRVQILGADLAPLGDALRVSAAGKEAGQGVIAVAGDKAASFQLVKGDKGYELWGTALGVK, encoded by the coding sequence TTGTCAGACGACGGATCCGATTTCTGGTTTTGCGCGAACGCCGACGGGTCGCTCAAGACCGTGGAGCGGCAGGAGCTCTTGGCGAACCTGCAGCAGGGTGCGCTCACGGGCCAGAGCTTGGTCTGGCGGCAGGGCTGGGCGGAGTGGCTGGCTGCCGGGCAGGTCGCCGAGCTGTCGAGCGCGGTGCCGGCCTTCGCTCGGGGAACGATCATCACCCCCAAGGCCGATCCCGATCGCACCTATCCCCCGCCGGTGCCCGTGCGGGTCGGGGCGCTGGAGCCCATCGTCCCGGTAGCGTCGAGCCCGGTGAACGACCGGCCCGGCACGCTGGTGATGCAGGAGGTCGAGCTCACCGGCTCCGACCTCGAGCCGGTCAAGCCGCCTCCCCCGTCGCGGGCGAGCGCGCCGCCGGCTCCTTCGCGTCGCGGCGCGGCGCTGCCGCCGCGGCCTGCGTCCTCCGCGCCCAAGGCCTCGAGCCCGGACAAGGCCTCTCCACCCCAGGCGAGCTGGGTCGAGGTAGCTTCGCCCACCCAGGTGACCGCGGCCGAGCCGACCATCACCGATCTCTCCAAGCCCAAGGGTCTGGAGCCGATCGTGCCCGTCGACTCGAGCCCACACCACGAGCCGGTGACCGGAATGCTGGCCGACGACGAGATCCAGATCGTCGATGCCGCGGCTGGGGCCGCGACGAAGGCGAAGGTGGAGAAGCCGCCGGCGTCGCTGCCATCCCTCGACGGTCTGGCAGCGATGGTCGAGGCCAAGAAGCCCAGGCCCGCGCCCATGATCGCCATCTCCAAGCCGGCGGCGCCAGTCCCGGCTGCAACGCCGCTGGCCCCGGTGATCGTCCCGCTCGAGGAGCCGGTGAGCGAGGGTCCGACCCAGCTCGCCGACGCCATCATCCCGGTGTCGGACCCCGACAACGAAGCGCCCACGCAGATCCACCCGGCTGCCCTGCGCCCGGACGCGCCGCCGCTGCCGGCCTACGCCATCGAAGAGGCCGTGCCGCTGCCGGCGCCGCCCGAGCCCGCGGCGTGGCAGACGCCCGCGCCGGCGGCGGTGGCACCCGGCTACGCTCCGCAAGCGGCGCAGTACCCCTCCTACGCCCCGCCCAAGAAGAAGGGCGCGCTGCCGCTGATCATCGGCGGGCTCGGTCTGCTCGGCCTGGTCGGCGCCCTGGGTGCCGGCGCGCTCATCTACTTCAAGCCCTGGGAGAGCGTCGCGGCACCGACGGCGAAGCCCTCGGCGACCCAGGCGACCTCCGCAGCCCCGGCGCCCGTCGCGGCGGCCCCGGTCGTCACGATCACGAAGGAAGCCACGCGGCTCTCGCCGGCCATCCAGCTCAGCGTGCCGCCGTACCTGTCGGTCAGCGGAGGCAAGGTCCTGGTGGGCTTCGCCGCGAGCGAGGTCGCAGCACTCGGCCTCGCGGTCGATCTCGGCAGCCTCGAGGTCGAGCAGGCCTTCAGCGCGCCCGCCGGCAAGAAGGTGATCGGCGTGGTGCCGGTGGCCTCCGAGAAGGAGCGCTTCCTGGTCGATCGCGAGGGGGGTGCGCTCGGACTGCCGCACAGCGTGGACGCAGATCCGGCGTTCACCCTCGGCTTCTCCGGCAAGGGCTACGCGCGCCAACCCAAGGGAGGCGCGGCCGAGGAGCTCTGGTCCGACGTTACCAACGACAAGGCCACGGAAGCGCGCGTGGCTTCCGTCGACGGTGTCGGCCACGCGGTGACCTTCCGCAACGCCGGCAAGGTCCGCGTGGGCTGGCTCAAGCCGAACGGCAGCAAGAAGAGCGAGCTCGGCAGCGTGGAGACCGAAGGCCGGGCGGGCACACCGACCGTCGCCGCGGGCGACCAGGGGATCTTGGTCGCGTTCGCGGCGAAGAGCGGCGACGACTCGCCGTGGAACGTGCAGCTCGCGAGCGCCAAGCACGGCGAGCTGCCGACGGCGTCGAAGAGCTTCACGCTCCCGTCCGGCGGCCCCGGCGGCGACGCCATCGCCCCGGTGGCGGCGGGCCTGCCCGATGGCCGCTGGCTGCTGCAGTGGACCGAAGGCGGCGCCGGGGAGCGGGTCGTGCGCGTGCAGATCCTGGGCGCCGATCTGGCTCCGCTGGGCGACGCGCTGCGGGTCTCGGCGGCCGGCAAGGAAGCCGGGCAAGGCGTCATCGCCGTGGCCGGAGACAAGGCCGCCTCGTTCCAGCTGGTCAAGGGCGACAAGGGCTACGAGCTCTGGGGCACCGCGCTCGGCGTCAAGTGA
- a CDS encoding methyltransferase domain-containing protein: protein MKTDRERWDERHRVERARPARAPDGFVVEVLHALGPGAGRRALDLACGTGRHALLLAQLGWATEAWDVSPVALEVLAERARASGLGVETRAVDLCDRWPELDAPDLLVVVDFLDRGVFAELPSRVGPGGSLVVSTFTEDWPEAHPSPRFRLKKGELSAGVPGLRTLASVESGGRAGLWARREDS, encoded by the coding sequence GTGAAGACCGATCGCGAGCGCTGGGACGAGCGACATCGTGTCGAGCGCGCTCGGCCGGCCCGAGCCCCGGACGGATTCGTGGTGGAGGTGCTCCACGCTCTCGGCCCCGGAGCCGGCCGGCGAGCGCTCGACCTCGCGTGTGGCACCGGCCGCCACGCGCTGCTCTTGGCGCAGCTGGGCTGGGCAACCGAGGCGTGGGACGTGAGCCCGGTCGCTCTCGAGGTGCTCGCGGAGCGGGCTCGAGCAAGCGGGCTCGGCGTCGAGACGCGCGCCGTCGATCTCTGCGACCGCTGGCCCGAGCTCGACGCGCCGGACCTGCTGGTCGTGGTGGATTTCCTGGACCGCGGCGTGTTCGCCGAGCTCCCGAGCCGGGTCGGTCCAGGCGGCAGCCTGGTGGTCTCCACCTTCACCGAGGACTGGCCGGAGGCGCACCCGAGCCCGCGATTCCGCCTGAAGAAGGGCGAGCTTTCCGCGGGCGTGCCGGGCCTCCGGACGCTCGCCAGCGTGGAGAGCGGGGGCCGAGCCGGCCTCTGGGCGCGCCGGGAAGACTCGTGA
- a CDS encoding TIGR00266 family protein codes for MGQAPPGVGAGVAHEITHGPSFAMLRVDLAPGQTLVAEAGAMVARNQHVQMAVKLNASPSAGFLATLKALLIALIRKFIGGETFIVNHFSAAQAGRVWLAPAMSGHVAHRRMNGEKLILSTGAYLAHVGDIDIKMKFGGLKGILAKEGAFWLEVSGVGDLWFTSYGGIEAIDIREPFMIDNGHIVGYEGNLNMTVKRPGGGMMGLFASGEGLVCEFTGQGRVYLQSRNLGSLVSWLSPLLP; via the coding sequence ATGGGACAAGCGCCACCCGGCGTCGGAGCCGGCGTCGCCCACGAGATCACGCACGGGCCGTCGTTCGCGATGCTGCGCGTCGATCTGGCTCCCGGTCAGACCTTGGTCGCGGAGGCCGGCGCCATGGTGGCGAGGAACCAGCACGTGCAGATGGCGGTCAAGCTGAACGCCTCCCCGTCGGCGGGCTTCCTCGCCACGCTGAAGGCGCTGCTGATCGCCCTCATCCGCAAGTTCATCGGCGGCGAGACCTTCATCGTGAACCACTTCAGCGCGGCGCAGGCCGGCCGCGTCTGGCTCGCGCCCGCCATGTCGGGGCACGTCGCCCACCGGCGCATGAACGGCGAGAAGCTGATCCTCTCGACCGGGGCGTACCTGGCGCACGTCGGTGACATCGACATCAAGATGAAGTTCGGCGGGCTGAAGGGCATCCTGGCCAAGGAAGGCGCGTTCTGGCTCGAGGTGAGCGGCGTGGGCGATCTCTGGTTCACCAGCTACGGCGGAATCGAGGCCATCGACATCCGGGAGCCGTTCATGATCGATAACGGCCACATCGTCGGCTACGAGGGCAACCTGAACATGACCGTCAAGCGGCCCGGCGGCGGCATGATGGGCCTGTTCGCCTCCGGCGAGGGGCTGGTGTGCGAGTTCACCGGCCAGGGGCGCGTGTACTTGCAGAGTCGCAACCTGGGCTCGCTGGTCAGCTGGCTCTCCCCCTTGCTGCCCTGA
- a CDS encoding TIGR00266 family protein, translated as MHFDIQYRPAHSLAKVSLDPNESVVAESGAMVGKSTNVQMQTQSGGLMSGLKRMFGGESFFRNTFTAANGPGEVLLAHSLCGDMVVLDMTAPGYFIQSSSFIASTPNVSIETKVGGFKSFFAGEGVFVLQATCQGPGQVLVGAFGGIQEMQCDGSLVIDTGHLVAWDSTLSYSVGKSGSGWIASYLSGEGLVCHFQGQGRIWIQTRNPASYGQAIGSLLPPRSG; from the coding sequence ATGCACTTCGACATCCAGTATCGGCCGGCTCACTCCCTGGCCAAGGTCAGCCTCGACCCGAACGAGTCGGTCGTCGCCGAGAGCGGCGCCATGGTGGGCAAAAGCACCAATGTGCAAATGCAGACCCAGAGCGGCGGCCTGATGAGCGGGCTCAAGCGCATGTTCGGCGGGGAGAGCTTCTTCCGTAACACGTTCACCGCCGCGAACGGCCCCGGCGAGGTGCTGCTGGCGCACTCGCTGTGCGGAGACATGGTCGTGCTCGACATGACCGCGCCGGGCTACTTCATCCAGAGCTCGAGCTTCATCGCTTCGACGCCCAACGTGAGCATCGAGACCAAGGTCGGCGGCTTCAAGAGCTTCTTCGCCGGCGAAGGGGTGTTCGTGCTCCAGGCCACCTGTCAGGGCCCTGGCCAGGTGCTGGTCGGCGCCTTCGGCGGCATCCAGGAGATGCAGTGCGACGGCAGCCTGGTCATCGACACCGGTCACCTGGTCGCTTGGGACTCGACGCTCAGCTACAGCGTGGGCAAGAGCGGCAGCGGCTGGATCGCGTCGTACCTGTCGGGCGAGGGTTTGGTGTGTCACTTCCAGGGGCAAGGACGCATCTGGATCCAGACGCGCAACCCCGCCAGCTATGGGCAGGCCATCGGCTCGCTGTTGCCGCCGCGGTCGGGCTGA
- a CDS encoding TIGR00266 family protein: MQYEILEKPDFSLVRVNFHQAGEQLLVESAAMVAKSSAMEMRTQMQGGLLGAAKRKLLGGESVFQNTFTATAPGQELWFAPGPEGDLEVVEMDGRTPIFLSSGAFLASAPTVQLDTKWGGAKGFFSGTGMFLLVAQGTGPLFFCAYGGIHAVDVGPAGYVCDTSHIVGFTGGLQYTVNKVGGMKSLFFSGEGLVCNFQGQGRLWISTRNPSGLVSFIHPFRRVQSG, translated from the coding sequence ATGCAGTACGAGATCTTGGAGAAGCCGGACTTCAGCCTGGTGCGCGTGAATTTCCACCAGGCCGGCGAGCAGCTGTTGGTCGAGAGCGCCGCCATGGTCGCCAAGTCGAGCGCGATGGAGATGCGGACGCAGATGCAGGGTGGCCTCCTCGGAGCTGCCAAGCGCAAGCTGCTCGGTGGCGAGAGCGTGTTCCAGAACACCTTCACCGCGACCGCGCCGGGTCAGGAGCTGTGGTTCGCGCCGGGGCCCGAAGGCGATCTGGAAGTGGTCGAGATGGACGGTCGCACGCCGATCTTCCTGTCTTCGGGCGCGTTCCTGGCGAGCGCGCCCACCGTGCAGCTCGACACCAAGTGGGGCGGCGCGAAGGGCTTCTTCAGCGGCACCGGCATGTTCTTGTTGGTCGCCCAGGGCACGGGACCGCTGTTCTTCTGCGCCTACGGCGGCATTCACGCCGTGGACGTCGGACCCGCGGGCTACGTCTGTGACACGTCGCACATCGTCGGCTTCACCGGTGGGCTTCAGTACACCGTGAACAAGGTCGGCGGCATGAAGAGCTTGTTCTTCAGCGGCGAGGGCCTGGTGTGCAACTTCCAAGGACAGGGGCGGCTCTGGATCAGCACGCGCAACCCTTCCGGACTGGTCAGCTTCATTCACCCGTTCCGCAGGGTGCAGAGCGGTTAG